A segment of the Nilaparvata lugens isolate BPH chromosome X, ASM1435652v1, whole genome shotgun sequence genome:
ctcttcctcatcctcggGCAGTTGTGGCTGGAGTTTGATGCCTTCCTCGTGCACAGTGAACCTCTTACCGGCACTCAACATTTTCTCGACCTCATAGGGGCCAGAAAATTCCGGCGCTAACTTCGCAGCAAGCTGATTAGCACCCGAGGACAGGTGACACTCCTTCCTGTAGACTAGCTGTCCAGAGTTCACCTTCATCATCCtctttttccaattataataccgGTTGGCATTATAATTCTCGTTTCCAATATCTGAATCTACGTTCTGTGTAGTTTCCAGCACCGGCAGTCTTCTTGACTGCACTACTCGACGATGATTTCCAGCTCCTTGCTGAAAATTATCCtttttcttccgcctccggtacAGCTTTTCCGGACAGTTGAACCTCCAGTGCCCAGCTTGTTTACAGTGCCAGCAAATGACTTTTCCACGGGCGGGAGAGATTTTCTGAGAGATGAATTCCTCTTAGCTAGTCTTCTCCACTGCTTCTAGGTGTTTCTGGACTTGAGAAAATTGCTGGGTCTTAACAGTAGCCAGCCATGAGTTAATGACTCCCTTCCTCACTTTTGGAGTGGAAATATTGTCTCTAATGTGGGCTTTGACGAGATGAGGATCCCATTCCACTGACCGAGAATATGGGTCTATTTTCACCTGGTGCTCACAAAGAAACTCCATACCAAGCAGAATATCTGGAGAAAGTCCTTCCATTATTTTGAGTGATGTTGGTACGGTGATCCGGCCAAATTCCAGGTTGATTAAAACACAACCAATTGGACGAGTGGCTGCTCCATTAGCCATAGCAGCGGTGCGGTGCACAGGCTCTCGTTTCACTGTTTCTAAACTATTAAAAGCTTTAGAGCTAATAAAGTTAAACTCTTCTCCAGTGTCGAGAAGAGCACTATACTGTCTGTCTCCTATTTCCACTATAGTGAAGAGACGGCTGTCATCCTGGAGCTCCAGCTTTAGCTGGATTTGAAGCCTCGTtttaaaacagctgttttatcagaagtcttcttctgctctctctcacaggaacaatttgGTCGTGGCTTCCTTTGAGCAGAGTGAAACCTCCAAACACTCTGATCTCCAGTGTCCCACCTTCTTCCACTGACAACACACGGGGCCTTCTAGAGGTTGTTCACTCCGACGCTGTGTAGTAGTAGTCTCCTGTCGAGGCTTGGTCTGCTTCCTCACCTCCTTCTGCTTCACAGCTCGTTGTCTCTGTTGAGCACTCTTCTCCTCGAACTTAATTCGGCGTGTTGAACTTAAACCTGGCGTGTCGCTGCTGGTTGAAACAGGCAGGTTGATGCCCAAACTCGTTGAAAAGGTCAAACAACACTCGTCCAAGTGTGTGTTGAACTGCGGAGCTTCCAGTGTCTGAGATTAACCACCTttaacctcagacacaactccTGGTTGTCGAAGGATTCGGCGTACACTCATAGCACGAGATGTACTATGTTGCTAGCTGCGCGCTGCTCCCTTCACTCTCTCTGTCGACCGCTCGCACTGGGCACCCGCACTAGACTGGCTACCTACTAGCCTTtcacgagcctccctcagtggccAAGAGGGAGGGGAGCAAGGATGCGCAGCACTGCTGAGCGGTAGCCCAGCGGCTGGGCTGCTCGTTGACCCATGTGATTTCATCAGAGATAACCAAGCATCTTAGAACaagccctaaattcaattcccctcactagttacgatatacatcgtgacaacagagattgtacaaaaatctttCACCACTCTACAAGCTctacatcagggaggctgaagTTTACACCATCGACGACTTGCTACACTTAGCGAGACAATATGAACGCATTAAGTTCGCGGAGAAGAGTGCTCAACAGAGTCAACGAGCTGTggagcaggaggaggtgaggaagcaGACCAAGCCTCGACAGGAGACTACTACTACTCAGCGTCGGAGTGAACAACCTCCAGAAGGCCCCTTGTGTTGGCAGTGCAAGAAGGTGGGACACTGGAGATCAGAGTGTCCGGAGGTTTCACTCTGCTCAAAGTGCGGGAAGCCACAACcaaattgttcctgtgagagagagcagaagaagacttcTGATAAAACAACTGTGGTTAAAACGAGGCTTCAAATCCAGCTAGAGCCAGAGCTCCAGGATGACAGCCGTCTTTCCGCTACAGTGGAAATAGGAGACAGACAGTATAGTGCTCTTCTCGACACCGGAGCAGAGTCCAACTATATTAGCTCTGAAGCTTTTAATAGTTTGGAAGCAGTGGAACGAGAGCCTGTGCAGCGGGGCGCTGCTATGGCTAATGGAGTGGCTGCACGTCTGCGAGGTGGTGTTATAATCAACCTGAAAGTCGGCAGAATATCCCTATCAACAaaactcacaataatggatggGCTTTCTCCAGATATTCTGCTCGGTATGGAGTTTCTTCGTGAGCACCGGGTGAAAATAGACCCCTATTCCCGGTCAGTGGAATGGGATCCTTATCTCGTTAAAGCACACATTGGAGACAATATTCCCACTCCAAAAGTGGGAAAAGGAGCCGTCAACTCGAGGCTGGCTACTGTTAACACCAAGCCTGACATATGGAGGTCAAGGAAGCCACCTGGAATTATTCctgtgaagaagcaggagaagaagaaatttcctCAAGTCCAGGAAGACTGAAAAAGAGGAATTTATTCCTCAGAAAATTTCTCCAGCCCATGGAAAGTTCATTTGCTGGCACTGTAAACGAGCTGGGCACTGGAGGTTCAACTGTCCAGAAAAGCTGTACCGGAGgtggaagaaggaggataatttCCAGCAAGGAGCTGGAGATAATCGTCGAGCAGTGCAGTCAAGAAGAATACCGGTACTGGAAACTACACAGAaagtagtttcagatattggagacgagaattataatgccaaccggtattataattggaaaaagaGGATGATGAAGGTGAACTCTGGACAGTTAGTCCACATGAAGAAGTGTCACCTGTCCTCGGGTGCTAATCAGCTTGCCGCGAAGTTAGCGCCGGAATTTTCTGGCCTCTATGAGGTCTAGGAAATGTTGAGTGCCGGTAAGAGGTTTACCGTGCACGAGAAAGGCACCAAGCTCCAGCCACACCTGCCCGAAGATAAGGAAGAGGATGGTGATGGAGAAGTTGCGGAAAAGGTGAA
Coding sequences within it:
- the LOC120354652 gene encoding uncharacterized protein K02A2.6-like, producing the protein MGLFSPGAHKETPYQAEYLEKRLYKNLSPLYKLYIREAEVYTIDDLLHLARQYERIKFAEKSAQQSQRAVEQEEVRKQTKPRQETTTTQRRSEQPPEGPLCWQCKKVGHWRSECPEVSLCSKCGKPQPNCSCEREQKKTSDKTTVVKTRLQIQLEPELQDDSRLSATVEIGDRQYSALLDTGAESNYISSEAFNSLEAVEREPVQRGAAMANGVAARLRGGVIINLKVGRISLSTKLTIMDGLSPDILLGMEFLREHRVKIDPYSRSVEWDPYLVKAHIGDNIPTPKVGKGAVNSRLATVNTKPDIWRSRKPPGIIPVKKQEKKKFPQVQED